The following coding sequences are from one Humulus lupulus chromosome X, drHumLupu1.1, whole genome shotgun sequence window:
- the LOC133803653 gene encoding aldehyde oxidase GLOX-like — protein MNTNIGPMILSFLFSVTQLCIISMLQLPPLTDAAGGRWQLLQSSIGISAMHMQLLNNDRVVLFDRTDFGKSNLLLPAGKCRKDPAEMALKVDCTAHSAEYNVITNTFRPLTVQTDVWCSSGSLMPDGTLMQTGGFNDGERRVRNFKPCGGATCDWQELNLGLAVRRWYATNHILPDGRQIIIGGRRQFNYEFYPKTSDKNIHSLPFLAQTNDKGVENNLYPFVFLNVDGNLFVFANNRAILLDYARNQVVRTYPQIPGGDPRSYPSTGSAVLLPLKNIQAKNVEAEVLVCGGAPKGSRTLATKGIFLPALNTCARIKITDPKPNWVVETMPSSRVMGDMIILPNGNVLIINGAGTGTAAWELGRNPVLNPVIYRPGNRIGARFELQNPTKIPRMYHSAAVLLRDGRVLVGGSNPHIGYRFSGVLFPTELSLEAFSPSYLDNPNLRPTIVLPASQTQLKHSQMFTVRFRLTGNLNPNSVSTTIVSPSFSTHSFSMNQRLLELPKTGQVQSLGKSTYQVEITTPASGNLAPSGYYLLFVVHQEIPSQGIWVHIN, from the coding sequence ATGAACACAAATATTGGTCCAATgattctttctttcctcttttccGTTACCCAACTCTGCATTATTTCAATGCTACAGCTGCCGCCTCTGACCGACGCAGCCGGTGGCAGGTGGCAACTCTTGCAGTCAAGCATCGGCATTTCAGCCATGCACATGCAGCTACTAAACAACGACCGCGTTGTACTTTTCGACCGCACCGATTTCGGCAAGTCCAACTTGTTGTTGCCTGCCGGAAAATGCCGTAAAGACCCCGCAGAGATGGCTCTCAAAGTCGACTGTACCGCACATTCGGCCGAGTACAACGTCATCACCAATACCTTCAGGCCTCTCACGGTACAGACCGACGTGTGGTGCTCCTCTGGTTCTCTAATGCCGGACGGGACCCTGATGCAAACTGGCGGTTTCAATGACGGAGAACGAAGGGTCAGGAATTTCAAGCCTTGTGGCGGAGCAACTTGCGACTGGCAGGAGTTGAATCTCGGACTGGCGGTGCGTAGGTGGTACGCCACCAACCATATCTTGCCAGATGGTAGACAGATAATCATTGGTGGTCGGAGACAGTTCAATTACGAGTTTTATCCTAAAACTAGTGACAAAAATATCCACAGTTTACCATTCTTAGCTCAAACAAATGACAAGGGAGTAGAGAACAATCTATACCCCTTTGTTTTTCTTAATGTTGATGGAAACTTGTTCGTTTTTGCCAACAACCGAGCTATACTGTTGGACTACGCGAGAAACCAGGTGGTGAGAACTTACCCCCAAATACCTGGTGGGGACCCGAGGTCTTATCCGAGTACTGGGTCGGCGGTTCTGTTACCTTTGAAGAATATTCAGGCCAAGAATGTGGAAGCTGAGGTTTTGGTATGTGGTGGAGCCCCGAAAGGATCTCGTACTCTAGCCACGAAGGGGATATTCTTACCTGCGTTGAATACTTGTGCCCGGATCAAAATAACCGATCCAAAACCCAACTGGGTCGTGGAAACCATGCCTTCATCTAGAGTCATGGGGGACATGATTATCCTTCCAAACGGAAACGTTTTGATCATTAACGGTGCCGGGACGGGAACCGCAGCTTGGGAGTTGGGTCGCAACCCGGTACTGAATCCGGTTATTTACAGACCCGGAAATAGAATCGGGGCACGGTTTGAGCTTCAAAACCCGACCAAGATTCCCCGAATGTACCACTCTGCGGCGGTGCTCCTCCGTGACGGTAGGGTTCTAGTCGGTGGCAGCAATCCCCATATAGGCTACAGGTTCAGTGGAGTTCTGTTTCCGACGGAATTGAGCTTAGAGGCTTTCAGTCCATCATATTTGGACAACCCGAATCTTCGGCCGACCATTGTTTTGCCCGCTTCGCAAACCCAGCTCAAGCATTCACAGATGTTCACGGTTCGGTTTCGACTGACGGGTAATTTAAATCCGAATTCCGTGTCAACGACAATAGTTTCGCCGTCGTTTTCGACCCACTCATTTTCGATGAATCAAAGACTGTTGGAACTACCAAAGACAGGACAAGTGCAGAGTTTAGGGAAATCAACGTACCAAGTAGAGATCACAACACCTGCTTCGGGTAATCTTGCTCCTTCAGGGTATTATCTGTTGTTTGTTGTTCATCAAGAGATTCCCAGCCAGGGTATTTGGGTCCACATCAACTAA